TGCCGTCACTGGACGGCTTGTCCGACCTGCTGCTGCCGCTGGGCATTCTCGGTGGCAAGCCCGCGGCCGAGTCGATCGCCGCAGCGGAACAGGCGCTGGCCGAGGAAGTGGCGCTGATTGTGTTTCCGGCCGGCGCCGTCTCGCGTCTCGGCTGGCGCGGCGTGCGCGACGCGCGTTGGCGGCGCGGCTTCCTGCGCTTCGCCGAGAACGCGAACGCGCCGATCGTGCCGGTGCATGTCTCGGGCCGCAACTCGGCCTGGTTCTACGGGCTGTCGCGGCTCCGTCGCCGCTCGGTACGGCGATGCTGCCGCGCGAGATGTTCACGCGCGCCGCGGTCAACGCATCGAACTGCGCGTCGGCAAGCCGGTGACGCTGCTGCAGTTGCAGGCATGTGCCGCCGACAGCGCCGGTTTTGACCACACTGGTGCGCGCAGGTACCGAGGCACCCCGCACGCGGTCGCGACCTGCTGCCGACCCGACCCACGCCGATCCTGCATGCACCGAAACTGCGCGATCAGATCGTATCGACCTATGTCGCCTGGAAGAACTCGGTCGCACACCGGACGGCAAGCGCATTCCGGTGCCGGGCGGCTCGATCCGGACCGGCCGCTGATGCGAGATTGCAATGTCTGCGCGAGTTCACCTTCCGCGCGGTGGGCGAGGGCAGTAGCGGCAAGCGTCTCGATCTCGATCGCTACGACGCGCACTATGACCAGCTTGTGCTGTGGGACGAGCGGCTTGAAGTCGCCGGCGTGCAGGTATCGCGTCGGTCGCTGCGCGCCGATCCTGAGCCAGCGCGGCATCTCCCGGCCTGTACACCGCCAGCCTGTTCGACTTCTCGCCCGGAGCTGATGGCGCAGCTCGACGACGCGATGGAATCCCGGGCGCAGCTTCGTGCAGCCGAAGTACTGGGGCTCGCAGCCTGGATCACCTGTCGCTCGGGATCGGCGCCCATCTGCGCGCGCATCCGGAAATCCGCCGCCTGTTCTAGCCGGTTTCGATCAGTGCCGAGTTGTCGCCGCGCGCCCGCGCCCTGCTGGTCGCCTACTACCAGCGCTTTCATGGCGAGGCGCGCCGGCTGGCGTCGTCGCATCGGCCCTGCGCGGTCGATGCGGTCGCGTCGCTGTTCGACGACCTGATGCCGATGCGGCGATGCGCGTGTTGCGCGACGGACCTCGCCGAGGCTGGCGCGCGCGTGCCGACGCTGTACAAGCAATACACCGAACTCTCAGAACCGGCGGCGCGCTTCCTCGCCTTTGGTACCGACCCGGATTTCCGCCAGCGTGGTCGATGGCCTGATCCTGGTCGATCTGGATCTGGTGACCGCGAAGAATGGCGCGTTACCTGGAGCCGCCGGCTGGCGGCCGCAACGTGCCTGGCCGGAGTCGCGGCATGAACAAGTTAGTCGTGGCACTGCGCCCGGCACTGCGTGCAGCGTGTTCCTCTCCGATCTGCACCTCGGTTCGCCGCACCGCCACGCCGGAAGCGCGTACCGGGTTTCTGGAAACCGTGCGATGCGATCGGCTCACTGGTCGGCGACGTGTTCGACCTGCATTGGTTGGTTGCGTCGGCGCGCGGCCTGGTCGGCGGCGCACACGCAGGTGCTCGACGCCCTGCAACGGCTGCTGCGCCGTGGCGTCGACGTCGTTCACATCCCCGGCAACCACGATGGTCCCTTGCGTCGCTGGTGCGGACTGGCGCTGCCGGGCGTGCGCATGCGCCGGCGTGCGGTGCACCACCGCGGACGGGCGCCGCCTGCTCGTCACCCATGGCGACGAGTTCCTGGACGAGGTGGTGCTCTGGCGGCGCCGGCGATCGGCCGGGCGAGTGGCTGCACGAACGCATCCTGCTCGGCGGCAATCGTCGCTGGAACTGCGGTGAGCACGCTTCGGCTATCGCTACTTCTCGCTCGCGGGGCTTTCGGGCGGCAGAGCAGCGGTGCCGAGCGCTACATCGCGCGCTTTCGCGCGGCCGTCCTCGCCGACGTGCGACGGCGCGGTCTCGATGGCGTGGTCTGCGGCCACATCCACCGGCCGGAACTGCGCGAGATCGACGGGCTGGTGTACGCCAACGACGGCGATCGGGTCGAAGCCCGACCGCGCTGACCGAGTCCCGCGACGGCACGCTGGCCTGCGCCAGATCGGAATCGCCGGGCAGGTCGAAGTCGAACTGGCGCCGCCGCGCTGGATCGACGCGGGCGGCGTGAGCCCCTATTCGAAGCCGTTGGCGAAGATCAGTCCGATCGAAGCCGAGATGCTGATCGTCCAGTCGCGGGTGAAGATATCACCGCCAGCTATGCTCGTGGGCAGGTGCCGGTGGTGTCGGTCACGCGCAGGCGCAGCGTGCGTGGCCGAAGTGGCGGTGGCCTGATTGAACACGCGGGCTGCCGCCGGTGGCGCCCGGATCCGACGCCATCGAGCAGCCATTGCCGCGTCACCGAGCCGAGCGTGGGCACCAGCACCGGCGCTGACGCTGAGACTGTCGCCGGCGGTGTAGGCCACCGAGCCCGATGAGGGCGGCGATTCGGTTCCGGGTTCGATCAGGTCGATGCCGGCCGCCGGCGCGCCGAAGCCGCCGCCATACAGGCGCTTGACGTAGCCGCCGCGCAGACCGGGCAGAAGGTGCTGCCGAGCGAACGCATCAGGCACATCGAATACGTCGGCCGATACATGCCGGTGGTGAGGTAGCGTGCGCCTCGAACAGGCCGTGCACGGCGGTGCCCGGCGGCGTCGGAATCGGGATTGCTGGCGTCAGCAGCGGCGCCCACTTGATCAGCGCCGGCGTGGTCTGGTTGGTGACATTGGCTTCGCAGGGCGGTGAGGTGATGTCACTGCAGGCCGGGAAGCCGGGTAGGCCGAGGTGTATTCGTCGGCGAGCTTGGGGAAGCTGTGGCCGTATTCGTGGATCACCACCAGCGGCCCCGAGGCATTCGCCGAAGTCACCGCATTAGCCGCCGCCGGCGCCGCCGTACACGCTGTCGTTCACGGTCACCAGGATGTGGTCCCAGTTCGCGTATGCAGCGGTTGCCGCCGGGGTCTTGCTGGAACTGGTCGTCAGCAGGCGGTGGATGTTGCTGGTGCAGAAGCGCGCGTCGAGCGCGGTGTCGCTGAACTGGCTGGCAAACGGATCAGTGCTGGCGGCACTGTCGGCGCAGCAGGCGAGGGTGCCGCATCCGGCCCGGTAGGGCGGATGGTCGGCGCCGGACTGGTTCGAGGTAACGAAGCCGGCGGTCCAGTTCACCAGGTTGGCGTAGTCCTCGTAGGGACTGACATTGAACATCGCGTCGTAGAGGTTCTGCGCATGGGTGGCGAAGGTCGCGGGTTTGCGCTGCGGTGTAGCCATCGCCAAGCACCAGAATGTCGACGCGGTTGGCGGGTGGGCCGGTGTTCGGCGCACGTTGCAGTTTCGACCTGGTAAGCCGATGCCGGCGAGCGGCAGTCGCGCCGCATCGCGCGCCAGCGCTTCGAGATCGAACACGCGGCCATCGTCCAGTTCGATCGCATCGGCCGCGGCCACCGGCAGGCGCAGCAGGAAACTGTTCTCGGTCGTCGCCGGCAGCGGCCGCATTTCGAGGTGCAGGTCGTTGTAAACGCTGGGATCGCGCGCGAACTCGGCGCGCAGCAGCGGACGTTCGACGCGGCGCTTCGGCACCGGCCACGCCGGCGCGCAGCGGTCGGTAACCCAGTTCGGCGGCATCGTCGCTCGGTTCCGGTGCGGCCGGCGGCGCGCGCTCGACGCGCGCGTAGAACACCGGTTGCGCGGGTTGTCCCGGCTCGCCGGCGAACACGATGTAGTGGGTCGATTCAGCGCCGACGCCGGCGCTGAACAGCGTGCCCAGGACGATGCCGGCAATGCCGGCGATGCGCAGGTTCATGGCGCAGGCTCCTCTCGGTCGGGAGCCCAAGCGTACCCGGAGGATCAGAGCAGCGAAACGCCGGTCTTCTCGCGCAGTTCCTCGACGCTGACGCCCGGTGCGGTCTCGACCAGCTTCAAGCCCTGCGGTGTCACGTCCATCACCGCGAGTTCCGTGATGATGCGATTGACCACGCCGACGCCGGTCAGCGGCAGCGTGCACTGCGGCAGGATCTTGTGTTCGCCGCCCTTGGCGGTGTGTTCCATCAGCACGACCACGCGCTTCACGCCCGCGACCAGATCCATCGCGCCGCCCATGCCCTTGACCATCTTGCCCGGCACCATCCAGTTGGCGAGGTCGCCCTGGTGCGTCACCTGCATCGCGCCGAGGATGGCGAGATCGATGTGGCCGCCGCGGATCATCGCGAACGAATCATGGCTGCCGAAGTAACTGGCGCCTTCGCGCGCGGTGACGGTCTGCTTGCCGGCGTTGATCAGGTCGGCATCGACTTCAGCCTCGGTCGGGAACGGGCCGATGCCGAGCAGGCCGTTTTCGCTCTGCAGCCACACGTCCATGCCCTCGGGAATGAAGTTCGCGACCAGCGTCGGCAGGCCGATACCGAGGTTCATACGCGCCGTCGGAAAGTTCTTTCCGCGGCGCGCTGCGCCATTTCATCGCGGGTCCAGGGCATGTCGATTCCTCATGGTTTGTTGGGCCAATGTGCATGTGCGAGGAGCGCGTCCTCCGGAGTTCGTCGCCGTACATGCGCTTTGCGAACGCGAATCGCCGTTCGATCGCTGACAGGTCCGGCGGCAACGATGCGTCGATGATCGAGCGCGCGACCTCGAACATCTCGGCGGCAGCCAGCATTCTCTCTTCCGGACTCATCGCGAGATGCCTGGCATGCACCATTGCCGCGATCGCGGGACTGGTGTCGATCACGCCCATGCCGCCTCCAGTGCAACGGCGACGCCGAGTCGCGGCGCCCAACGATGCAGATACTCGCGGTCGACATCGCCCTGCGCCAGTGCCCGCACATCGCGGCGCTGCAGTTCCGAGTTGCTTTCCAGCGCCCATACGAGCTTGGACAGGATGAGGTCTTCGCGACTCGCGATCCAGAGATCGACGGTGCCGAATCGGACTGCATGGCGGCGCGCGACCTTCGCGACGATAGTCGTCGTTCTTGCGCACGATCAGATCGACCTTGATGGCGCTGTCGAGGTGCATCAGGTTGAACATGCGTTGCTGCGCAACGGCAGCACGAGCATCATCGCAATCGAGGTAGAAATCGGCGGCGAAGGCGTTCAATAGCGTCGGCACCTGGTCTGCCGACAAGGCGACGACAAGGTCAAGATCGCGCGTCATTCTCGGCGTGGTGTAGAACGCCATCGCGAACGAACCGGTCAGCATGTAGTCGATGCCGGCTTGCCGCAGGCGCTCGTCGACGATGCGCAGCACGTCAAGTTCGTTGAGCATGCTGCGTCGCTCCGCTCAACCTGCCCGCACCGTGCGCTGTTCGATGCGTTTCTCCGGCGTCGCATTCAACACGATGCGGTCGACGTAGATGCCGGGCAGGTGGACGTGGTCGGGATCGATCGCGCCGGTCTCGACGATCTGTTCGACCTCGGCGACGCAGACCTTTCCCGCCATCGCGCAGGCCGGGTTGAAGTTGCGCGCGGTCCTGCGGAACACCAGGTTGCCGCTGCGGTCCGCCTTCCAGGCCTTGACCAGCGCGACGTCGGCCTTGAGCGCGGTTTCGAGCACGTACCAGTGGCCGTCGGGGAACTGCC
The window above is part of the Lysobacterales bacterium genome. Proteins encoded here:
- a CDS encoding GNAT family N-acetyltransferase gives rise to the protein MLPTRPTPILHAPKLRDQIVSTYVAWKNSVAHRTASAFRCRAARSGPAADARLQCLREFTFRAVGEGSSGKRLDLDRYDAHYDQLVLWDERLEVAGVQVSRRSLRADPEPARHLPACTPPACSTSRPELMAQLDDAMESRAQLRAAEVLGLAAWITCRSGSAPICARIRKSAACSSRFRSVPSCRRAPAPCWSPTTSAFMARRAGWRRRIGPARSMRSRRCSTT